From Rhododendron vialii isolate Sample 1 chromosome 7a, ASM3025357v1:
TGTTGCCTACAGAATTTAGAAACTCGCTATCAGGTCTATGACAGTAGAATAACTTAACGGccaaggaaaagggaaaatggaACCTAGTGCGGCAACTGTAGACAGTGATTACCTGCAATAAACGTAAAGCACAGTATTGGCTAACAGCGGGACCCTCAAGTTTAGCAATCACCTGGCATCAAAAGTTATATAATTAAGCATAAAAGAATGGGCATCTGTAGATAGATGAACAGCTGGAACTTCTTCCATCATACAAGAGTTTTGGGGTATACCAGTTTCTCATGAAGTAAATTGTAGGAAGAACATTTCTGAGGTGTGATATTGTAAACACAGTATCACTATACTGAAGAAGTCTACAACTACAAGGTTTTTTTTCCAACAGACAAAATGATACAATTGTATTAGTATTTGGAACTTCCTAAGTTAGTACATCAGGTAAATTCCTCAAACCCCAAGCTTACACATAACAAAAACGGAGATGATTTTAGTACTGACAAGTATATAGCACGCCGCTGTCCGGTACCACCTTCGCTGGAAGCACTCCTCAAACAACCtagaaaaaatttaagaatttaGTGCAACAAATAAATATTATCAGTTATGGTGGACGACTGCAAGTTGAATTCAATTTCATGATTGGAGTTGGTAACAGAGAAAAAGCCCAAATCTGCTATTCATTACGGATAGCAAAAAATCTTTTATGGTAACAGACTACACAATAATACCCgcccaaaagagagaaaatccATGAACAAAGTCCTGAGCAGCTATCAAGAATTATGCCCCAGCTCTGCCCCATAAATTGAACAATGAATACAAACCTAAGCTTCGGCATTAATTGCGCAGAGGGTGGCCATCCAATAATAAAACTTAAGCTACGTTCTCACACTTTGAAGCGAGCTTTTACCCCTCAAAGAATGTCTTCCACAACAATGAATCACTTACGCCAGCTTAACTATAGGCCAGCAGAGGTCTAATAGCAAAAAACTAAAGATTCTGTTAACACCACACCGCAGACGTTTTTGTTGTGTAAGAGCTACTTATATACGTTTTGCAAAACTGAGTTGTGTTCCCCAATGCCTGTCTAAAATCTTTCCGAACATTCCCTtattcctagagagagagagagagagagagagagagagagagagagccccaTCGAAAACAGACTGAAAATTATCCATCCACCCATCATTAAAGCCCTAACCAAAGATATCTAGTGTTGTTGGTTTGGGTGATATGTGGGTCAAGTAACTATTGACTTGAATAGGAGTACAGAAAAAGATATCATTTCCACAACCttcatggattttttttgtatgcCAGCAAGTCAAACTGCAAATATGCTAACAGCATACAAGGGTTAGCGGACTCGCAAAAAGGATAATAATTTATATTCTCATCTATTCTGAAGTAATATGGTGCTTCATAAATATAGAGTATTGAGAAAAAACTTGAATTATTTCATCGATGTTATGCAACAAAATTAACATATAGTGACAGTGTCCAGTACTGTTACATAACAAGTATCTCATGGGAAGTATGGGACACATCCTATAACCTTAGTCCAGGTGTCAAGTGTCACCACGAGTACTTGATTTATTTCTGGAAGCCGATATAAAGTAGGGAGTCATCCAAGAATCAAGAGAATGATACATTGAGATAACCCTTTGGAACTTTAACTTAAGTGCCTTCAGCAGGCCCAACGGGCAGATTGTATCAAGTAGATTTGATGTTCTGGCGTTTGGAAGACTTGGACTCCACTATAATTATGAGCATTAGTTTAACTCAATTGGTGTGTACAACTTATAACCGTATACATATTCCTCCAGAATAGATAAGAGGCTGTAGGCGCTCTACAAAACCCATGGAGAGTAATTTCTACTTTCCACAAACACACCAATCAACTCCTAGGAAGGTGGTCCAGACCTAATTATATGCACAAACTGGTTGCCCTCAAACTTAGCCGGTATATCAATGCTTGGTAACTTTTATCATTGGAGTTATCATTGGAGTGAAAAATGCCTCCTGtggtttcaatattttccaCACAAAAATGTACATAACATAGTCCAAACATACTTATTTCCCACTTATCCGTTAAATAAGTTACCAATCTCTTAAAAGTAAATGAAAGGAAACAAGCTTATAGAAAGATTTGCAAAACTGCCCTTCAAATTACAGTACCCAATCATGATGCAAGAATACAAGATTTTCCAATGCTTCCACTATGAGCCAATTACTTGGAAGTGGAGATGGTTTTAATCACTTGGTGTTAACTAGTAAATGGAACCCTTGTATCAGGGTCCATATAATTCTGCATTTCATGTTCGGAAAATCTAAAGTCTTTATCCATGTTATTCATGGCTCTGGGAAACCGCCAGCAATACACTACAAAATACGTGAAATCGAagataaaagaagagaaatgacATACTCTGTTGATCTTCCGGCAGCAGAAAATAAATCTGCCCAATGTCGGCCATCAGTTTTTCTTGCAACGCTAACAACCACATCAAAATACTCTGGAAAGTTTTTAATTAAACCGCAGGTCTTCTCCAAAAGAGAGAACTTAGCAGCACGCATGGGGAGTGAGATTTGGTTTTTATTTGCACTCTGCCTGTAAGACAGCAGTCAGAATCAATCAAGCACTGAAACATGATCATGTAGATTATAGTCACAACATTACGGAAAAGATAATCCTTAGAAAATTGTGGTAGAGCTCCAAAGCCAAGCACTCCCTCCCTACCCACCCAGTATCTCGAGCGCTATAACCCCATCCCAATCGCAGCAAAATGGATCATGTTTTCCCTATACCAGATGATTTAAAATACAGCAAGTATGAAACATTTGTGTCCAAGGTAAGTGAAGGAAACTCAGAGTTTTGGGGGAAACCATTTCAGTAAATATGGTTTTCCCTAGGGGGAAAACTGCAAGAGCGGATCATAGTGAAGTAACTCCCTCCACAACATACCAGCCCCAAAGCCATTTCCTTGACTGAATTTTGAAATACgtagtctaaaaaaaaaaaaaaacttgaaccaAGTCACAGGGCTCAGAATTGGACTATTGATCAAGTAGAGTTACCTGGAAATCTCTGCATCAAATACTGTAAAAAGAAGCCACTCCAGGCAATGAGAAAAATGAGGCTTCTCAGCTGATAGTACTGCTAAACGCAGAGCTTCCTCACTCTTGTCCCTCTGGCAAACATAAATAAGAAACATAAGTGGGAATTCTTTAGAAGAAAGAATATAAACAGAACAAATAGAGTGATCTCATCATGCTGCCACAACAAACTTATGAAACAACTGAACACCCTAACAATAAAACAACGCAAGAATCTGGTGCAATACTGACCAAGTTTATAGGAAAGACAGCGCTTTCAGTTAGATCTCTTATAAAAGTATGAAGAGATGACAACTTGCTCATGGTGTACTACAAGCTAATGGGTACAAGTGGTACCTGAAGAAGGTGTCTGAGTAGGCAATGCAATATAGTTTGAGCCTGCGGAGATGGTTCAAAACAGGGGAACTCTGTGCAAGCTGAAAACGACATCCTCTGGGAAACACCAACGACGACTCCGGCATTTGGAAGAAGACCGAGAGGGTATACCTCACGGTCAAATTCCAATTCAGGGTCCAACTGAAAATTAATATCAAGTTACTCCATTATCTCAGAATACCTGACCTAGATAATCAGATCAGGAATACAAGTCCACAAATACTAAACCATCGACTTCATGGTACTTAATAGTCTAACCAAGTCCACCTGACAACAAAATACTCATCAATATAAAAGTCAGGGAAAGAGCTAAACAGCATAAACAACAATCCACATGTACCTGCAAAAAATCTTCCTGTTTGAAAGGGTCAACACCTGGAGACGGATACCAAACCTGCAATGATGAATCAGATAGGTAGAACAAAGAGAGCACTTGAAACGAAAATGCATTTGCCAAAGAGAATTTTACCTGCATCCCTCTGTGGCCATAATCTAACCAGGAAACCTCTTCAATCAAGTTTGTCTTCTCCTCTGATTGACCACAGGTCACCCAAAACAATTCAACAGAGTCAGTCAGCTCTCTTTCCCGCCCATCATCCAAATCAAGCAGTGAAAGTTCCCCATTCACCCTCAATATCAAACAcctaaagaaataaaaataaaaaatcagcaGTTTCATAGTTTGTGAATCTGTAGTGCAAATTTCTATTGTATATAACATTTTTTACCACAAGTGCATACCTCACAGGCTCTTTTCCTAACATATCAGAAGAAGTTGAGATAAGATTTTTTGAAGCATGCTCTCTTGAAAGCTGATCAGGGATAAATCGCATTGCAGTAGGATGGCTCTTTGCAGTCATGATAGAGAGCTCCCGTACTGTAGAAAGCTGTTTGTCATCATATCACTTAAAAACGCGTGAAGAATGACGAATAATCATCAAAAATCTCATTCTATGTGCAACATAAAAGTTACAACCCAACAGCATCGACAAGAAAATTCAGTTTTTTCCAATCAAGGCAAATGAGAAGTAGAGAGCACAGAAATGTTCTTTTACCTGCAAATCTGGAGTGCTAGAAGGTGTCAATTCACCAGATATCTTCACATGTAATATGTGGACATCAAACGGGCGATAAGTAACGAGCAGATAATCTTGATATACATCCATCACCATTGGCTTCGCAAGCAGTGGTTTCTTACAAAGTAATGAGCTCTGGTCTAGGTGATATCTAGGGTAGAAAAGCAATTCATACCTGAAAACCATTCAATGCGAGCATTAAAGCCAATTATCTTCAGACAAGGAACAGCACAATATTGCTAATTCTAAGTGCACCTTCAGTAACAGCTTACATAGGTTCTGGTGTGGATAGCCAGTCAATAACAACTACCTTTCCAAAGATGAAATAAAGTTGGCTAAGCTAAAGATGTGTAAGGTTACTAATGCATTCCGTGAATCTTAAACAAGAAATTTGAGAGAACATGGTAGAAAAACAGAATAATTGCCCATAAGAATTAAATGGTTCAATAAGCATAAATTAATCACCCAAGGCCACTCTATAGTGTGGGTCCTTTACACCTAATCCGAGGCACCAATGCAGCATGCACTTGATTtccgaaaagtaaaaaaaaaaattgagtagaTCTTTCATAATAAGCATCTGAATCTAACACTTGAATAGTTATGAATGATCAACTTCCATCAAAAATCCAATGGTCTGCTCTGCcacaagccatctccaagaaaCATAGATTTGAGACCAGCTTGATTCTGATTATCTTTCTAACCTTCTTTCAAAGGGTCAAGTAATATTTCTTAAGGTTACAAGGTGACAGATTAAAGGACCTTGGACATCACATCACTATAACACCTGTCATCTATTCATGCAAGCATGGATGATGGTACATGAAATCTCCATCGCTATGTTCTTCTCATATCCAAGCCCAGCCACTGATTGACCAGCCAACGGCAAATCGAATTGCTGTCTGATCAATGTTTTTGCCAGGTCTAAATACTATGTTTCTATTGCAGAAATTTTATCACTATTTCTTCACATCAAGTATGAACGATAGGAATTGTGTGTACAGTAAGCAAATTAGGGGCAACAAGAATATCAGGTTAATCACCATAAATGCCTGGACCCCAGCAAGGGTATCATCAACGTCAAATACTATTGCTTGTTGAAACTAAAAGCATGATATCAATTTTCAGTCACCAACACCATTTCTACTTTCccctagaatttttttttagtttgttttattGCTTTTTTGGTAGTGGAAATAGCCCATGGAATTCAACAAACAGAAATGTACATATAGCTCACATGTTGGAAGAATCAATATAGTTGCAGACAACAACAATTTTCCCAAGCCATAACAAGCCTTTGCACTGAATCTTCTGTTCCTGGGTTATATCACCAAACACTCTCCACTTCTTCATTCGTACATCATACAGTATCAAACCATGAAGGCCAGCCACAGCCAAGTACATCCCATCCTTGCTAGCTGCGACGTGCAAAACTGGCCAGTTTTGTGACATATAAGAAACctaattcaaacaaaacaacgttAGCAGCATACATATCATACAATAAGATATGAGAATAATCACACAGGATGATTGAGAAGAATCACACCGGATGGTTAAATAAAATACATAACTGGAAGGTGAAGATGCAAAATCTTCAGCTCATCAGTATCTTCAGACTGCACAATAAGCAGTCGATCTTCACCATAGATAACTTGACGGGTATAAGTAGTGCCTGAAACTCCTCTATTAAGgcaacattttccaaaagaaaatgcaatGATTCGCTCCGATGATCGTTCCTCAACAGCATAAAGCCTATATCCATATTCATCCCAGTGCATGAGAGAGGTGCCACCCATCATAGGTTCAAATTTGCAATCCTGATTTGGCTTAACCACTGGAGAAGACACAGAACTTAGACCAATTTGACGTATAGTAGACATCAGACGACACCCAGAGACAGACCAAACTGCAAGTCCTCGTAACTTCCACCCTACTGTAAAAGCAGAATTATCAGGAGTCCATGCAATACAACTGACAGGACCAGTATCTTCCACTGAATATCTGCAAAATCCACAAGGACACATAATTGCCATTCAGGATACAAAAAGGCAAATTTTAACAGATCATGAAGAGCTAGTAAATTGTCTAATAAAACTAAAAGCATCTCACTACGAAAGCAAGCCACAGAAAATAGATCCCATTTCAAAATGACATGAGATCAAATAATGCATCATAAGAGCAGAACTAGGGTTATAACCACTCTTCTAAGATATAAGGACCAAAATGAAAGCAAGGCTCTTGCAAGGAGATGAGAGAGGGGGGGCGGGGGTGGTGGTGAAACTAAAGAAATTGTTCAAATTACAAGGTATGGGCTATTCGACAAAAGTCCCAATGATTCATCCCTTCAGAGGCAAGGAAAGGGAGAGCCCTTGCTACCATTGGACCATTTGTAGCTTCAGCATCCTGATTTACGTAACTACGTGCACGATAGTTGCAGAGTTAAaaacaccaattgattttaagtCTTGACCATTCGGAAGTGAACAGTCATCAAAGCACTTGAAAATATTAGATGGGGATTAATCAGATAGACGAATTTGAGTAGTTAAAGAAACATACATATTAGATATTGCTTAGCTTTATTGGCACCTGCAAAAAATCTTACCCCCAGTCATACAAAGACACAGAACGAATGAGTGATACTGATTCTACAAGATCATATAGCTCAACAACACCTCTTCTGGTACCAACAGCAAGGATTTGCTGCTCCGAAGCTATGGAAGCACATGCAACATCACCAGACCCCAACCACTTTTCAGCTTTAATTGACCCAGCTTGCTTTAAACCTTTCTTACTTACAGAACATACGACCAGTTGCCCATCTGAGAATACCACACATAGCAACCGCAAGGACAGAGAGAACTCCAGTTGGACAATTGCAGACCTTTGAGATGAATAAAGACTGGGCATGAAAGCTCCATCAACCCCTTCAGAAGCAAGACCATTCTCTCGAGAATATAATAATTTAGTTGCTTCATTTCCCTCTTGACAGTGGAAGTTAAGTCGAAAGGCCCCACAGAACTGCATTGAACATACAACAATGCGTTTTGAAATCAAACGCCGAAGCTGCCGATTTTTCTTTGATATGAAATCAGAAGCAAGATATTGCTGAATACTTAGTCCGCAAAGAGCTTAAATACACTTTTTGCATGTATGGTGCTATATTGCattaaaattttgataaaaactGTTAGTGCCCACCACGCAAACATTACCTCCCCCTTCCAGGAAATGTTATATAAAGATCCATCTGATAGTCCAAATAGTAAGTGTTTGCTGTCGCAAGCAATATTGCTCCTGGTCACCCCAAAAACAGAACAGACAATATAAGCCCCACATTTTTGCATGATGCACAGAGACAATCTCGTGAGTTTGATGCTAAATGCAAGATTAGAAGAAAATAGTGTATGTAATGGAAGCGAGAACTTCAGTATGTTCAATAATGTCACTCAGTTTTTCAATATGCACCAAAAGAACAGACAATGCCAGTAATACTAGGTTCCCTTTTTTCCTGATTCTATGAGAAGTACAATTCCCTAAAACGGCCAAAGGAGGAGTTAGTCCttttagatttcttggagggtttcaacctaaaaccaattggcagtaggtggagtagcctctagattttattaaccaagcttgggtggcttcgatgagcgatgtgggacaagtctaacaagTCCTCGTTGAGGAAGCCTTTGGACCTGTATCTTGAAATGAGAGCACATTGGGGCATGTGGATTGTACAGGCCATATCCAGCTTGAAAACCACAAGAATTCTAAAGCAGCAGTAAGGAACTGGAAGTTGGTAAATCTTAAGCCATCACTCTTAAAACAGATCTTACACAAGACGGATGTGGCACGATAAACGGCATCTTTAAGATCCTCCAGTTATGTATTCACAGTTTATTGTATCCAAGGAATATTATTCTTCACCTTCTACATAATGGTTAAGGAAATATGAAGAAAGGATCTTAATATCAACCGTAGAAATCTTTATCGACAACAAGGCTAATTTTAACAGAGTCGAACTCATAAAGACATAAAAATGTACAACATCAGGATTCACGTACGTTGCTACTTGCGCATCAGAAAATGGAACCTGCTCTCTGAGAAGTAGAGAAATAGTTGCAAGAAACAAGCCAGACGGTTGCTTTCCTCCAATATGTAAACTTTTTTCAGTGAAGTGGACCTTAAAAACGTGAAGATAGGAGCAAGAGGTCTGCAAAAGTAGACCAGCAATGTGAGTGACAGATAGAATTCTACACCCGAGAAATTAGATAAGGACACCCATCTAATTTGGAAGTTTCAACAGTCAGACTCACAAGCATTACCACTTTCAGGCAACACGCTTGGAATATGATGTTTCTATCTCATacaggaaaaataaaacaaattaatagAGAAAGAACAATCCCTATTCTTGATAAttgagaaaacaacaaaaaaaagttatctGCTAGGAGTAGAGGGTTGCCAGTGCAGAGGGTTATATTGAAGGGGCTTTAGGTGCAATAAGCTAGGGAGAAGTTGGGAAGTTACTTAGTTGTTATCTAGTGAGTTTGGCGGGAAAACCAGGTTTTGTAATCCCAGAATTATTCTtccatttctctttctctctctctttctctctctctactgtaaCGCACCACATTCCATTGTATTCTTCTCAATTCCTGTAATTCTATACCAATTCAATCAATAAAAATGTGGGTTGGtgttgaatctctctctctactgtaaCGCACCACATTCCATTGTGTTCTTGATTTTATcatttggtatcaaagccaccAATCTTCAGTCAAGGCTGATGTACAAGAGATCTTAGAGTCCATGCGGCCTGATTTTGGAAAGCTCGACACATTGATCTCAAAACCGCTTGAAACAAATGATGCATTGATCTCAAATTTGACTGAAATCAACCGCAAATTCAAGGAAAATCATGAGTACTTTGAATTGTTGATCAAGGAAACAGGTTACTTGCGAAGAAGCAGGGATGGAAAATACTGTTCCAAATGAGGAATTGCAGTCGGAGGATGGACAAGCTACAGAGGTAGAATCTGACTACTTGGTGGATAACAAAGAGTGCTCGGAGAAGGTTCTAGTCTTGAAGAACCACTCTGGCTCAAACACCCACTACTCTCCGTTCCAGTGTCATAGCTCCGATTGAAAGTTTGATAACAGGAAGAAATGGGGACAACGCAAAAATCAAGACCCATGAACATCGTGTGTGTAAAAGGAAGCCTTATATATGTAGTATGGTCATCTACAAGTTTCGAACTAGGGATGATGGAACAATCATGGGATCCCGGTGATTTAGACATATACATTCTTTCCTTCTGGAGTGATGAGGCGACATTGACCAGTATTTGGGATCCAGGTGGAATACTTCTTGAAGTAAACTCAAATGGGAATATTTGTGAAAATTAGAACCTACTTTACACACGATTAAAGATAGTTTCATGTTCGCCACAATACCTATAGAAGACTATTTTCATTCACTCTCCAATGAGCAAGAATATCAAACGGAAAATAGAGATTGTCCACTATAACAGTTGCATCCCTATTGGATCCTTTCCTGCTGCTTTATGTTTTAgaattctattttttcttcaagttttggGTACCTAGAACATGGGTTTGGAGCTGACCCACAGAGCAAGGGGGTTTGAATGACATGCCATATAGGGTCTCTTGGATTGTGCGTGCACATTGTTCGACAAAATTCTTGACCCATATTTGGTGATTCACCTGCTTGCTGCTTTTGCCAATTCTGGTGGGTTAGATTTGTAAGTAATGTGTTTGATAAAACGCATTAGAAGGAATCAATAGCATGAAATGCCATGATCGTGGGATATCGACTGTACGGGTAAATGAGAGAGACACCAAGTTGTTTCATCCAAGGCTAACGGCAGATGTGAAGTTCAATGAGTCAACGATGGTTTCTGATTTGTCTACACTTTGTATATCGGGTGCTTGTTCTTGCTTAAATTTGGCCTCGAGGACAAGGCCTTTAAAGAGTGGTGGAATGATAGGAGTTGAGGGTGGCCAGTGCAGTGGGTATTGGAGGGGCGTTAGGTGTATAATAAGCTAGGGGTTGTAGGAAGTTAACTAGAAGTGGGTTATGGTTGTTATATAGCCGGTGAGTCTGAGCGTGAGAGCTCAGGTTTTTTGTAATCCCAGAATTATTCTTCActtttctccctctcttcctctccctctctctac
This genomic window contains:
- the LOC131332520 gene encoding uncharacterized protein LOC131332520 isoform X5 encodes the protein MYMAYGWPQVIPLESGLCPTSEKIIYLRVTNRLLLVVAPSHLELWSSSQHKVRLGKYKRDSDSIQREGENMQAVWSPDAKLIAVLTSCSYLHVFKVHFTEKSLHIGGKQPSGLFLATISLLLREQVPFSDAQVATSNIACDSKHLLFGLSDGSLYNISWKGEFCGAFRLNFHCQEGNEATKLLYSRENGLASEGVDGAFMPSLYSSQRSAIVQLEFSLSLRLLCVVFSDGQLVVCSVSKKGLKQAGSIKAEKWLGSGDVACASIASEQQILAVGTRRGVVELYDLVESVSLIRSVSLYDWGYSVEDTGPVSCIAWTPDNSAFTVGWKLRGLAVWSVSGCRLMSTIRQIGLSSVSSPVVKPNQDCKFEPMMGGTSLMHWDEYGYRLYAVEERSSERIIAFSFGKCCLNRGVSGTTYTRQVIYGEDRLLIVQSEDTDELKILHLHLPVSYMSQNWPVLHVAASKDGMYLAVAGLHGLILYDVRMKKWRVFGDITQEQKIQCKGLLWLGKIVVVCNYIDSSNMYELLFYPRYHLDQSSLLCKKPLLAKPMVMDVYQDYLLVTYRPFDVHILHVKISGELTPSSTPDLQLSTVRELSIMTAKSHPTAMRFIPDQLSREHASKNLISTSSDMLGKEPVRCLILRVNGELSLLDLDDGRERELTDSVELFWVTCGQSEEKTNLIEEVSWLDYGHRGMQVLTLSNRKIFCRQSANKNQISLPMRAAKFSLLEKTCGLIKNFPEYFDVVVSVARKTDGRHWADLFSAAGRSTELFEECFQRRWYRTAACYILVIAKLEGPAVSQYCALRLLQATLDESLYELAGELVRFLLRSGREYEPSSTDSERLSPRFLGYFILPSSYRRQSFDSKSSPSFKEQNAHVASVKNILESHASYLMSGKELSKLVAFVKGTQFDLVEYLQRERYGSARLENFASGLELIGQKLQMGTLQSRLDAEFLLAHMCSVKFKEWIVVLATLLRRSEVLFDLFRHDMRLWKAYNVTLQSHQAFAEYHDLLGALEEKLSSCETT
- the LOC131332520 gene encoding uncharacterized protein LOC131332520 isoform X4, producing MYMAYGWPQVIPLESGLCPTSEKIIYLRVTNRLLLVVAPSHLELWSSSQHKVRLGKYKRDSDSIQREGENMQAVWSPDAKLIAVLTSCSYLHVFKVHFTEKSLHIGGKQPSGLFLATISLLLREQVPFSDAQVATSNIACDSKHLLFGLSDGSLYNISWKGEFCGAFRLNFHCQEGNEATKLLYSRENGLASEGVDGAFMPSLYSSQRSAIVQLEFSLSLRLLCVVFSDGQLVVCSVSKKGLKQAGSIKAEKWLGSGDVACASIASEQQILAVGTRRGVVELYDLVESVSLIRSVSLYDWGYSVEDTGPVSCIAWTPDNSAFTVGWKLRGLAVWSVSGCRLMSTIRQIGLSSVSSPVVKPNQDCKFEPMMGGTSLMHWDEYGYRLYAVEERSSERIIAFSFGKCCLNRGVSGTTYTRQVIYGEDRLLIVQSEDTDELKILHLHLPVSYMSQNWPVLHVAASKDGMYLAVAGLHGLILYDVRMKKWRVFGDITQEQKIQCKGLLWLGKIVVVCNYIDSSNMYELLFYPRYHLDQSSLLCKKPLLAKPMVMDVYQDYLLVTYRPFDVHILHVKISGELTPSSTPDLQLSTVRELSIMTAKSHPTAMRFIPDQLSREHASKNLISTSSDMLGKEPVRCLILRVNGELSLLDLDDGRERELTDSVELFWVTCGQSEEKTNLIEEVSWLDYGHRGMQVWYPSPGVDPFKQEDFLQRDKSEEALRLAVLSAEKPHFSHCLEWLLFTVFDAEISRQSANKNQISLPMRAAKFSLLEKTCGLIKNFPEYFDVVVSVARKTDGRHWADLFSAAGRSTELFEECFQRRWYRTAACYILVIAKLEGPAVSQYCALRLLQATLDESLYELAGELVRFLLRSGREYEPSSTDSERLSPRFLGYFILPSSYRRQSFDSKSSPSFKEQNAHVASVKNILESHASYLMSGKELSKLVAFVKGTQFDLVEYLQRERYGSARLENFASGLELIGQKLQMGTLQSRLDAEFLLAHMCSVKFKEWIVVLATLLRRSEVLFDLFRHDMRLWKAYNVTLQSHQAFAEYHDLLGALEEKLSSCETT
- the LOC131332520 gene encoding uncharacterized protein LOC131332520 isoform X1, producing the protein MYMAYGWPQVIPLESGLCPTSEKIIYLRVTNRLLLVVAPSHLELWSSSQHKVRLGKYKRDSDSIQREGENMQAVWSPDAKLIAVLTSCSYLHVFKVHFTEKSLHIGGKQPSGLFLATISLLLREQVPFSDAQVATSNIACDSKHLLFGLSDGSLYNISWKGEFCGAFRLNFHCQEGNEATKLLYSRENGLASEGVDGAFMPSLYSSQRSAIVQLEFSLSLRLLCVVFSDGQLVVCSVSKKGLKQAGSIKAEKWLGSGDVACASIASEQQILAVGTRRGVVELYDLVESVSLIRSVSLYDWGYSVEDTGPVSCIAWTPDNSAFTVGWKLRGLAVWSVSGCRLMSTIRQIGLSSVSSPVVKPNQDCKFEPMMGGTSLMHWDEYGYRLYAVEERSSERIIAFSFGKCCLNRGVSGTTYTRQVIYGEDRLLIVQSEDTDELKILHLHLPVSYMSQNWPVLHVAASKDGMYLAVAGLHGLILYDVRMKKWRVFGDITQEQKIQCKGLLWLGKIVVVCNYIDSSNMYELLFYPRYHLDQSSLLCKKPLLAKPMVMDVYQDYLLVTYRPFDVHILHVKISGELTPSSTPDLQLSTVRELSIMTAKSHPTAMRFIPDQLSREHASKNLISTSSDMLGKEPVRCLILRVNGELSLLDLDDGRERELTDSVELFWVTCGQSEEKTNLIEEVSWLDYGHRGMQVWYPSPGVDPFKQEDFLQLDPELEFDREVYPLGLLPNAGVVVGVSQRMSFSACTEFPCFEPSPQAQTILHCLLRHLLQRDKSEEALRLAVLSAEKPHFSHCLEWLLFTVFDAEISRQSANKNQISLPMRAAKFSLLEKTCGLIKNFPEYFDVVVSVARKTDGRHWADLFSAAGRSTELFEECFQRRWYRTAACYILVIAKLEGPAVSQYCALRLLQATLDESLYELAGELVRFLLRSGREYEPSSTDSERLSPRFLGYFILPSSYRRQSFDSKSSPSFKEQNAHVASVKNILESHASYLMSGKELSKLVAFVKGTQFDLVEYLQRERYGSARLENFASGLELIGQKLQMGTLQSRLDAEFLLAHMCSVKFKEWIVVLATLLRRSEVLFDLFRHDMRLWKAYNVTLQSHQAFAEYHDLLGALEEKLSSCETT
- the LOC131332520 gene encoding uncharacterized protein LOC131332520 isoform X3; translated protein: MYMAYGWPQVIPLESGLCPTSEKIIYLRVTNRLLLVVAPSHLELWSSSQHKVRLGKYKRDSDSIQREGENMQAVWSPDAKLIAVLTSCSYLHVFKVHFTEKSLHIGGKQPSGLFLATISLLLREQVPFSDAQVATSNIACDSKHLLFGLSDGSLYNISWKGEFCGAFRLNFHCQEGNEATKLLYSRENGLASEGVDGAFMPSLYSSQRSAIVQLEFSLSLRLLCVVFSDGQLVVCSVSKKGLKQAGSIKAEKWLGSGDVACASIASEQQILAVGTRRGVVELYDLVESVSLIRSVSLYDWGYSVEDTGPVSCIAWTPDNSAFTVGWKLRGLAVWSVSGCRLMSTIRQIGLSSVSSPVVKPNQDCKFEPMMGGTSLMHWDEYGYRLYAVEERSSERIIAFSFGKCCLNRGVSGTTYTRQVIYGEDRLLIVQSEDTDELKILHLHLPVSYMSQNWPVLHVAASKDGMYLAVAGLHGLILYDVRMKKWRVFGDITQEQKIQCKGLLWLGKIVVVCNYIDSSNMYELLFYPRYHLDQSSLLCKKPLLAKPMVMDVYQDYLLVTYRPFDVHILHVKISGELTPSSTPDLQLSTVRELSIMTAKSHPTAMRFIPDQLSREHASKNLISTSSDMLGKEPVRCLILRVNGELSLLDLDDGRERELTDSVELFWVTCGQSEEKTNLIEEVSWLDYGHRGMQVLTLSNRKIFCSWTLNWNLTVRYTLSVFFQMPESSLVFPRGCRFQLAQSSPVLNHLRRLKLYCIAYSDTFFRQSANKNQISLPMRAAKFSLLEKTCGLIKNFPEYFDVVVSVARKTDGRHWADLFSAAGRSTELFEECFQRRWYRTAACYILVIAKLEGPAVSQYCALRLLQATLDESLYELAGELVRFLLRSGREYEPSSTDSERLSPRFLGYFILPSSYRRQSFDSKSSPSFKEQNAHVASVKNILESHASYLMSGKELSKLVAFVKGTQFDLVEYLQRERYGSARLENFASGLELIGQKLQMGTLQSRLDAEFLLAHMCSVKFKEWIVVLATLLRRSEVLFDLFRHDMRLWKAYNVTLQSHQAFAEYHDLLGALEEKLSSCETT